In Magallana gigas chromosome 1, xbMagGiga1.1, whole genome shotgun sequence, the sequence GACAAAAAACTCATCACTGCAAGTCCAGAAATCATCCCCTTTGTGTAAAGCTTCTGTTCGTCCTTACAATCACTACCTTAGTAATTGTTCATACCTATCCCAAAGTGACAAAATGTACTTTGCCAAGGCAAGACAGATAATGGGTACAGACAATAACCAGTGCAGTGATGAAGAGGAAATGTCATTCCCTCAGGTTGCCTCTGTTTCCAGGGTACAAATCCGCCAATCTCCATACATTGATGCATTTCTGGCACATCATTCTGTTCGTATTACCATTGACAGTGGCGCAACTGGTGACATGATTCGATCGGATGTTGCCGACAACCTACAAGCAGTAGTCACCCCTTCTTCACAATATGCCCACCAGGCCGATGGATTATCACCAATCGACAATCCTCGGCTGATTCCGCTACGCTCCATACAAACCTCGGATGTGATTGGTGTAGGAATATGCATCGAATCGATGAATTTCTCCGCCGGAAACTGCCTTTTTACTCAGTTGATTTACGAGTAAAAATGGCTGCATCCAGTATACAATGTGATTTTGATGAAGCTCTGGAGTTTGCAAAAGAATGTGTAAATATCAACTTCGAACTGAAGGAAAAACAGATACAGACATTAAAATCATTATACGAGGGCATGATACAATGGCAGTTTTACCCACTGGGTTTGGTTAAAGTATTATATTTCAGCTCCTTCCCTTCCTGTTTTAGAGGAAACTCGGTCAACAGCAACCCATGATTAGTTTGATAGTCACGCCTTTAAATTCTATCATGCAGGATCAAGTTCGATCGCTATCAAAACTTGGTATCAATGCCTGTTATCTTAATATTGAAGGAACAGGTGTTAAAACCTTCGATGTGGTCAAAAGGTAGGTGTTGATTTGTATCAGAGACTGGTTGTACAATGAACCAAAGTTATCAAGTTTACATTAGcctaataaatttatatatcgaTAGTTATTATTATACCTGCGACGATCTACAGAAAAACCTTcatgcataaaacatatttgttcatagttttataaatttataagaaatatatgcAGGTCCAGAACAATCACAAGATTTAGCTGCATAGCTTGATTTACCTACATAGCTTTAATTACCTACCTAAAGTAGGTTTTTTAGCTACTCAATcatacttttgttttaattgggCATAAGTACTAAACGTCGCACTCGGAAGAagctatatttttcaataatttgacTTATAGCAGTTGTCAAGTTTATACTgaacaattaataattaataatgttataatttcttcaaaacttaaaatgtttaaataacctTTATTTGCAATTTGTCTATTGCATGTATGATTGATTTCGTGTAATTAATTCTGGATGggcaattttttctatttttgggtCGGGTAAAACTTAGCGTATTATGTAACTTCCGCCCAGCATCTCTGTGCACATGGTTTGACGAGAACAATAAACGAATCGTAACACTTAGTGACTTGGTCAGGAGAACAAGTTCTTACTGTAGCTGGTCATCAAATCGAGTCAAGTCTCAGATActgattttgattatttactGACATTGAttagtaaatatataaaattaatgtatggTTGTTATGTAATTACTAATAAACGTTGTATAGTTTACAGTTCTTAATATGTTGAAGAACCAACATTGAAGAAAAATCTTCATCAGTATCAAAGATTTGATTCGATTCGATGACAAAGCCAGCTACAATAATCAATATCTATTAGGGAGGGTatcgaaccctcgtacatagtcatcGAACTGAACTACTtacaaagatctctctctctctctctctctctctctctctctctctcttaattagatcacataatcaccaataaagctgatatggtgtattcgagcacatttcctgttacccccccccccccccccccccaggaaaaggagtgggttcaattACCGCTATCAACAGAAAAtaagtgatacatgtacaagctaatggttaacttttatcaaacaaaGCACTTGTTCTTATAGCTATCTATGTCATTTTCTCTAAGTAGCACTTTGAATGTTGTAGAAGCAATTAATTCTATCGTTTTGTAtacagctctgactatgcggggccactaggctatctgcccgctttgcagCAGCTTGTTCCATTTTGCCTAGGGAGAAaatcgaaccctcgtacatagtcattgaACTGTACCACTTACAAACAAAGATCTCTCTCACTCTTTCTCTCTGAATTAGATTTCGTAATCATCAATAAAGCTGATATGATGTATTTGAGCACATTTTAtgttatcaaccaggaaaaggagtgggtttAATTCCtactatcaacagaaaaaaagaatacatgtacaatctaatggttaacttttatcaaGCACAACACTTCTTCTATTTGTGTCATTTTCTCAAAGAAGCactataaatttttttgaatcaatttattctatcatgattataattacagCTCTGACTAAGCGGGGCCACTAGGCTCTCTGCCtgctttgcaccagctttctgttccataatgcctagggagggaatcaaACCCTCGTGCATAGTCATTGAACTGTactacttaaaaacaaaaaataaacggtTTAAGGTTATTAAGCTGATAATCCTTCAGCATATGGAGAAAACCATCTCAGTAGTGTACCTGAAGGGGTGGATACTGAACTTATAGcttaatgcattaaatttcatcctgttTCTACTTTCAGGTAACTGTACTCaagatataaatcaagataaaagagaggaatttaaagataaaaataccaaAGCAAAGTGATTaagaatatagatttttaaatgataaattcataacaatGGCTTTTCTACAGGGGGTGTAAGTTCAAAATAATACGATTATCCTCTTAACTAATGGTCATCACTTCTTTGTATCAATGTAACTTAGGATACATAAGGATATAAATACTGATCTGTTAAGATTAAGGGGGTTTACTTAGTGGTTTACAATActgatttttcaatgataaaatgaaaattatgggttttctgCTGGGGGTTTAATTTCGAAATAAAGGGATTTTTCCTGAAGGTAAAGGtgtttattactttgtattgatgtgatataggataaattagggaacaaatattgatcccaaaagatttagggagtttcttaagtgattaactataccgattttcaacaataaattgaaaattatggattgtctcaggggggtataatttctaaatgaaagaatttttcctgaaactaatgctgattatttcttcGTATTTATGTAGTTAATGAGAAATGagggtgtaagtcttaatcccaaaagtttttgggggtctactaagcgtttaactatattcatttttgaactTTAaactgaagaatatgggttctgtcctggggatgtaatttcttaattaaatgatttttgatttaactaatgctgtttaattCTTGGTATTATTGTAAtaaaggataaatgagggtttaGGTAACAATTCTGAAACATTTATGGGGTCTCTTAAGCGTTTCAGTATACCCATTTGTTAATgctaaaatagaattttttttataataaaatgattttgccttcaactattgctgtttatttttttgtattcatgtaatgaagaataaatacGGGTGTAGGTATTCAtaacaaaagatttagggagtttcctaaatgatttactacactgattttttaacgataaaatgaaaattatgggttttctctgaaggtgttatttctcaataaaagaatttttcctgaaacaaaagctgattatttctatGTATTAATGCACTGAAGGAGAATTGAGGGTGTAAGTCATAATCTCAAAAGTTTTAAGAGGTCTACTAAGCGTTAaactatatccattttttaacgttaaaatgaagaatatgggtttcttcatggggatgtaatttcttaataaaaagatttttcatttgactaatgctgtttatttctttgtattcatgtaattaaggttaTATAAGGGAGtaagtattcataccaaaagatttagggagtctCTTAAACGTTTAATTATATCAGTTTGTTAACTTAAAACGAAGAATATGGGCTCCTTCAAGGGGgtgtaatttctaaaaaaaaaagaaaagattttgCCTTAAATTAATGCAGTTTATTTCTTTGATTCGATGACCAAGCCAGCTACAATAATCAATATCTATTCAACAGGTCCAGTTCTATCTCTTGATTTATCTATATAACTTAAATAACCTAACTACTATAGCTTTTTATATATGTAGTTTTATTTAGCAATTATCAATAGCTTAAAAAGCTTTATATCTAATTCAAGTTATCAGCTAAATCAAGATATTATTCTCAATATTCTGGACCTGTTCAATTCATAATTcgattcatattttaaatattacctAAGAAATCCCCCACTGTGTTTTGGTAGTTCTCATTTTTTgccttttgttttgtaaatgagTGTAGCCTTCTGGCAGAAGACGCACATAACAAACAGGAACTTAATGGAATAAGTTTTAGCGGAGTCTCCataagaataacaaaaaatgtgaCAAAAGTAAAAGTGAAACCGAAACTAGGTTAAAAGTAGTTCCTTTCCCAACATTCAAAGCGTGCTATGGATGCCATAGCATGACGTCCGAGGTTAATGTCGAGTTCGCGAGACATCCGAGTAGTTCCGAGTGGAATTATCACCGCTCCATGTATCTGGTGAGACTCGACTTACCTTAAATCATGATGGGCAAGAGTTAACATTTAAAAGACTAGTTGTTGGCAATCTAGACACCCCCATTTTGGCTGGAATTCCAATGACATTACAATTAGACCCGCCCGACAGGAAGTCAGAATTAGTGACAAGTGTGTATTCCGGTATGGCACGAAAACTCGAAAAGGACGTCACTCCATTCGGCTCACACAAGTACTTCGAGCTCCAGTGGCACACACCACAACTCTGAGGCCGGGAGAATATATTGAAGTCAACCTTCCCGACAATATGACTAGTCCGGTTGAGTACAACACATTTTCGCTGGAGCCCACATCATGCCAGAGTTCTACAACAAATTGGCCTCCTCCTTCATCTATAGAGAGTGTAGCAGGAAAAGTACGGATTGCAAATTTGTCAGATGATCCTTGTACCATTAAAAGAAACCAGCACTTGTGTCTAGTGAGATCCACTTTCTCCGCGGATGTTTCTCCACATGAAAGCACTACGCCTGACCCAAACACAAAAGACAGCAAAAAATCAACCACACATTCTGCTGCAGTCAACCTTGACCCTCATAGTACCCTTTCTCCCGAAATGAAAGCACAGTTCAAACAGACTCTCGACACATACGATGAGGTGTTAAATCCGGATTTTAAAGGTTACAATTGTGCCAGTGGTCCACTCAAGGCTGTTGTTAATATGGCGCCAGTCCAACCTCCTCAAAGAAAGGGACGCTTACCtcaatacaataaacaaattctTTCAACACCTCAGGACAAATTTGACGAGTTGGAGGCATGTGGTGTCTTCACTAAGCCAGACGTTGTGAAAGTCAATGTCGAGTATGTAAACCCATTAGTCCTTGTCAAATGTTGGGGGATACAGCAAGCCCCAGCCATCGCTTATGCCTGACGTAGATTCGACTCACCGACAAATTGCTCAGTGGAGATATATTGCAATTACAAACATTACACAGGCATTCTATCAAATCCCTCTGGCAAAAGAGTCCATGAAGTACTGCGGTGTGGTAACCCCCTTTCGTGGCGTCAGAGTTTACGCTCGTTCAGCAATAGGTATGCCTGACTCAGGGACCATTTTAGAGGAGCTGACCTGTAGAGTTCTGGGTGACTTAGTCCAGGAAGGTGTAGTTGCTAAGTTAGCGGATGATCTGTACTGTGGTGGATCTACCCCTATAGACCTCCTTAATAATTCCACAAGGACTCTTCAAGCTCTACAGAGAAATGGCCTTAACTTATATGCATCAAAAACCATGATCACTCCAAAGGAAACCACAATCTTGGGGTGGATATGGCGTGAAGGCACCCTTCGTGCAAGCTCTCACCGAATTGCTGCGTTAGTCAACTGTCAAGCCCCATCTACTGTCACTGGCTTGAGGTCATTTATTGGTCAAAGTCCTTGGACGTGTCTTAAAAGGATGCTCACAGGCCATTTCTCCTTAAGATACCGCCACTTCTGGCAAGGACTCTAATGACAAAATTCAGTGGACTGACGATCTCCATAACCACTCTGAAAAGGCCAAGAAAAATCTCTCATCCAATCAGACAATTACTCTACCACAAGCTTCAGACCAGGCGACCATTTCACTAACAATTCTTAGATTGTAAACGTACGAGTACACTTACGATTTCCGGACGTGCACGTATCCGAGCGTTTCACTAAACCTATCGTAAACGTAGCACTTACGATTTGCGAGGCACGTCCAACTTTGCGGAACTCTTCTGTCAAATTTTTCAtcgtatgattttttttttctgtaaatgtaaatatctgaCAATAACTTTTTTTCCATTGATATACAGCtcagttaaaatttaaataaaatttaataaacattattATAATTGCTTAGTGACAAAATAGTGAATGAag encodes:
- the LOC117685268 gene encoding uncharacterized protein — its product is MKYCGVVTPFRGVRVYARSAIGMPDSGTILEELTCRVLGDLVQEGVVAKLADDLYCGGSTPIDLLNNSTRTLQALQRNGLNLYASKTMITPKETTILGWIWREGTLRASSHRIAALVNCQAPSTVTGLRSFIGQSPWTCLKRMLTGHFSLRYRHFWQGL